The segment TTCAAGATAAAGTGGCTTTAGTCACTGGTGGCACATTGGGAATTGGCAGAGCAACAGCGTTCGCGTTCGCGCAGCGTTCCGAAGGAAAGCTTAACGAAGTTATCGCTTTCGGTGCTGCGGGTGCAACAGTGGTGTTCTCAGGTAGACGTGATGCTGAAGGTGAAAAAACTGCCAAACTAATCCGTGAAACGGGCGCTGAATGTTTATATAGCAGTCGCCAAGGCGACTCTTGATTCTCGCCAAATACTGAAACCTTGGCCAGTCAATCTTCTGCCTTGGAGCCTTGGAGCCCTGGAGCCTTTTTCTATAAATAACGAGAACTATTCCAATAATGCTTTACAAGATGCCGTTAAGTCGATTTGCTAAAACGGTAAGCTCGGTTTTGGCAAGAGTGCAGCAAGCTGGTAACTCAGCCGAATATCAGGCATGGCGGTGTCGCTTCATGTTGAATCGACTGCATTGGTTTGTATGGATTACCATTATTGCCTGCCTAACCTTTCTTATCTTAGGTTTGTGTATTACATCCGTTCTCAATGCTTCAAGCAATCCGAGCAAAGCAGTAAGCCAGGAAGAGATTTTAATCGATCTCATGACTTACATTGCTATCGAGCTGAGCCTGCTGTTGTGCTTAATTTTGCTGAAATCGCCTTGGGCATCTCGTTACCCGGAACTGCTTTTCTTATGCTGTTCGTGGCCAATCACCCTGCTTCCACAAATTCAAGCCACACTGCAAGGAAAGGCCGATCCTGTACTTATCGCTTGGACGATTGTATTTCTGGCACAAGCGACGTTAATTCCTGTAAATTGGCAGCTTCACGTAGTCTCGCAAGTGGCAACGATAGGCTACTATTTTTGTGTCAATCCATTACTGGGTTTGAGTAATCCAGAGGTTGAAAATCCTGTTCTCAATAACATCATAATTTTTGTCTTTTATTTCTGGATTTGCTTGATCTGTGACCTCGGTGTGTATTTGTACGAACGCTTACAACGCAGTGAGTTTGAATCGAAACGGCAATTACAGGTGTTTTTACATGGCGTTTCTCACGATTTGCGTAACCCTGTGACAGGCACATTGATGGTGCTGAATAATCTACTGCAAAAGCCAGATGCAACGATTGCTATACCCCGCTCGATTTTAGAACGGATGGTGCAAGGGAGCGATCGCCAACTCCAACTGATTAACTCCTTACTCGAAGCTCATGCGAGTGATGTGCAAGGCATTGTCCTTCACACTGAACCCATTCGACTCAGTGAGTTGGTCAGTTCATCAGTGGCTGACTTAGAACCAATCCTGGAACAAAATCAAGCCACGCTGAAGAATTTAGTGCCTGAAGATTTACCGTTGATGGCTGCTGATTCAACTCAATTATGGCGCGTTGTTAGTAATCTAATTACAAATGCAATTAAACATAATCCGCCTGGGTTAACGATAACGCTGAGTGCTACAGCTGGAGCAAAAATGATTCGCTGTAGCATTGAGGATAACGGCGTAGGGATGTCGAAAGAACAATGTGAGCGCCTATTTGAACTGTACTTTCGTTCTTCCCCTATGCGAGACTCTTTAGGTTTAGGATTGGGATTGTACTTGTGCCGTCAAATTATCCATGCTCATAGTGGCGAAATTGGAGTCATTAGCTCTCTTGGTGCGGGGACAAAATTTTGGTTTACGATCCCAATTGAGAGTTATGTAGCTACGAATCGCGGGTTGGGTACTCCCCTACATCCAGCAGATCCTTAATTCGTGCTCTCCCCCTTTGCCTCAGCGCTTCGGCTTCAGTTACATCAAGTTCCTTGTCACGCATTTCTGCTTGATGGGCAAGGGTATAGACTACGAAGTGCAAGGCCTAACGGTGCTGGGTATTGCCCACCGTATGGGCGCAGAGCAGCTATACCCAAGAGGTCTAACCGGTCTAGGGCAACGCTGACTGCTGCGATGCTCGCTCTAGGACACGAGGGAAGAATGGGTAACGCTAGCGGCCTCGACTGCTTGATAAAATGTGGTGTGCCAAAACCCTTCCAATTAAGGACATGGCTGGAGAGGACAGGGGAACAAGGCAGAATTTGTTGATTGAATTCTTATTCAGAAAGGTCTAACGTGACAGTGCTGGAACTAGAGGTCATGAGAGTTTGTTTAGAGCCTAAGTACCGGCCAAAACGACGTTTAGGCGATAAGTGCCGCTGCCATCTACAACAGATAACTAACCAGCCTCTGTTTAAGCAGCTCGTAAACGTTCAATGTCTCGGATGGGCGGCGCACCAAACATGCGGGCATATTCTCGGCTGAACTGCGAAGTACTCTCATAGCCCACCTGATAAGCCGCTTGGGTCGCATCCAGATTCTCGGACAGCATCACCTGACGCGCTGCTGACAGTCTCAATTGTTTTTGATATTGCAACGGACTCATCGAGGTCACTTGCTTGAAGTGGCGATGAAACGACGAAGCAGACATATTCGCCTGCCCAGCTAGTTCCTCAACCCGTAGCGGCTTGGCAAAATCTGCTTTAAGTCGTTTGATGACTTCAGCAATGCGCTGCATATTGCTACCAGCCGTGGCAATCTGACGAACCGCTTCCCCTTGTTCCCCGATGAGCAAGCGGTAATAAATCTCGCGGATGACCATCGGGGCAAGAAACGGGATATCTCGCGGTGTCTCTAACAGCTTTGTCAGACGGATTGCACAATCAATCAACGTTGAATCAGCATCACTAATAAACCAGCCGCTGACCGAATCTTTCTGATCGATACTTGGATTCGTTTGAGCGATAATTTCACAGAGTTGGGCAGAGTCTAGCTTTAACTTAAAACCTAGATAGGGTTTGTCAGGTGTCGCCTCTACCGCACATCCACTCATCGGCAAATCCACTGAAACAACTAGATACTGAGCAACACTGTATTGATAAGCTTCTTCGTTAATCAGCACTTCTTTTTTGCCCTGTACCACAATAGTAAGCAGCGGTTCGGTGACACCGTGCCTTGCTGTAGCAGCATTACATTCCTGCACGAATGATAAAGAATCAATCGCAGTTGTATGGGCACCGTTACCCTTGCCGTTCGTGTGGCGAGCAACTAATGCCGCCAGTTCGTCACACTTGTCGATCGCTGCCTCGTGGCTCGCTGTCTCGATTTTCATGCATTCTGCCTGATGTGATTGCTCTCATGCGTTTATTATAAAAACATTTTTTTTGTTGCTTGCACTTTGCTTGAGAGGATTAGGCAAACATCTACCA is part of the Leptolyngbya sp. FACHB-261 genome and harbors:
- a CDS encoding sensor histidine kinase KdpD, yielding MLYKMPLSRFAKTVSSVLARVQQAGNSAEYQAWRCRFMLNRLHWFVWITIIACLTFLILGLCITSVLNASSNPSKAVSQEEILIDLMTYIAIELSLLLCLILLKSPWASRYPELLFLCCSWPITLLPQIQATLQGKADPVLIAWTIVFLAQATLIPVNWQLHVVSQVATIGYYFCVNPLLGLSNPEVENPVLNNIIIFVFYFWICLICDLGVYLYERLQRSEFESKRQLQVFLHGVSHDLRNPVTGTLMVLNNLLQKPDATIAIPRSILERMVQGSDRQLQLINSLLEAHASDVQGIVLHTEPIRLSELVSSSVADLEPILEQNQATLKNLVPEDLPLMAADSTQLWRVVSNLITNAIKHNPPGLTITLSATAGAKMIRCSIEDNGVGMSKEQCERLFELYFRSSPMRDSLGLGLGLYLCRQIIHAHSGEIGVISSLGAGTKFWFTIPIESYVATNRGLGTPLHPADP
- a CDS encoding AraC family transcriptional regulator: MKIETASHEAAIDKCDELAALVARHTNGKGNGAHTTAIDSLSFVQECNAATARHGVTEPLLTIVVQGKKEVLINEEAYQYSVAQYLVVSVDLPMSGCAVEATPDKPYLGFKLKLDSAQLCEIIAQTNPSIDQKDSVSGWFISDADSTLIDCAIRLTKLLETPRDIPFLAPMVIREIYYRLLIGEQGEAVRQIATAGSNMQRIAEVIKRLKADFAKPLRVEELAGQANMSASSFHRHFKQVTSMSPLQYQKQLRLSAARQVMLSENLDATQAAYQVGYESTSQFSREYARMFGAPPIRDIERLRAA